AATGTCTTGACCCGATCCCCTCATGCGCCCTCCTAAAGGAAACTTACACGAATGCCATCACCTCCAACGAAATAAATTAGTAGTCGTCGCCCTTAGAAAGGATTTCCTTTGCGGTAGGTTTCAAAATAAGAGTATGCTCCAGTTGAGCAGTGTAGCAGCCACGTATGTCACAGAGGGGTGGGTATTTGTTCACTGCACCAGCCTCCACCAACTGGTTCAAATTCAGCAGATGCCTGTCGTGCCCGTCACGGTCCAACCACTTTCTCGCGAAGGCCAGCGTGTTGTATGTTTTATGAATGTGCCTTAGCAACTGCTGCGCCTTGTCCGAACGTACCTGTGTCTTTTCGCCCCCTGGTACCATCATGTAATGCGAGCATTCCATGTCCTCCTGCACGAACCCACGACCAGTGGAGCCGAATGTCTCGATAGCGAACAACTCGCCTTCTTCCATGCGTGTCGCCTCTCCACCACGTACAATCGGCACCGACTTTCCCCCATGAATGACATATGGCGCAATGGTATGCCCCGAGAGGTTTCGTATACTCTTCACGGGGTACACCTTCCCATTCAGTTCCACTTCATAGGACTCCATTACCTCCTGAATTGCCGCCCCAACATCACACAGTCGTACATCGATGCCAGCCTGCTTAACACCCTCATATGTCGCCTCCTTAACCGCGGTAAGCAAAGGCTCGTACTCGTCCTTGAAAGCAACCGTCCAGGCGCAGTCAATAATTCTACCGTTAATCTGAGTCCCAAAGTCCACTTTCATAACATCGTCATACATCAACACGCATTTATCACCAGTGTTCGGTGTGTAATGAGCAGCGACGTGATTGAGCGAGCAACCTGTTGGAAACGCCTGACCGCGATTAAGGCCATCCTTCTCAATAAGTTCCTCCAGCTTCTTTTCAATGCGGTCAGTCATGCTGAGGAGAGAAATACCGGGCTTTATGAAGCTTTGGGCGTAGCGGCGCACCTGTCGATGCACTTCGGCCGCACACCGCagg
The genomic region above belongs to Trypanosoma brucei brucei TREU927 chromosome 10, whole genome shotgun sequence and contains:
- a CDS encoding methionine aminopeptidase 2, putative (Curated by J. Mottram.), giving the protein MPPKGGGAGSKKQQGGKKCKDDEADFDAQLAKALQEVQVSKDKQGGDANKKAQKGKQRTSKQESNGEANDNNDASDPKVVSTADHPDNPYPQVAEGMKRQTWPEPTIPVSQQFARGNFPVGIICEHPGEVNAYRYSSEEKRAMEHATEEQVQDLRCAAEVHRQVRRYAQSFIKPGISLLSMTDRIEKKLEELIEKDGLNRGQAFPTGCSLNHVAAHYTPNTGDKCVLMYDDVMKVDFGTQINGRIIDCAWTVAFKDEYEPLLTAVKEATYEGVKQAGIDVRLCDVGAAIQEVMESYEVELNGKVYPVKSIRNLSGHTIAPYVIHGGKSVPIVRGGEATRMEEGELFAIETFGSTGRGFVQEDMECSHYMMVPGGEKTQVRSDKAQQLLRHIHKTYNTLAFARKWLDRDGHDRHLLNLNQLVEAGAVNKYPPLCDIRGCYTAQLEHTLILKPTAKEILSKGDDY